The following are encoded together in the Campylobacter devanensis genome:
- a CDS encoding bifunctional chorismate-binding protein/class IV aminotransferase, which produces MSEFSIFGKYLYRDLKSEFICFNKDELNQALKTIQKIKNLYFVGYIVYDISKTASNYPIAHFKGYKNKEIFKPKKSFKFSIFKPYFYPQIVKNLSKKEYEKAFNQIKDELASGNSYQINFTNELQISTKASSKDIITSLLSRQKSRYFGYFKSEFCEIISFSPELFFKLKGKKITFAPMKGTIKRGQNKDEDRALKNKLKNDPKNRSENLMIVDLLRNDMSKIIKIGSLKLKEPMKIIKLKTLFQAISPLKAGLKSRNLNKIFEAVYPCGSITGAPKLATMRIIERLEARDRGVYCGAMGVISHKRAEFSVPIRTLQRWTKDEYYRYGVGSGVVWDSKCDDEFAELELKSSFLTPNIEFNLFETMLLRGDKIFLLQNHLKRLINSARLLGFKLPIGFELCEMDEERLKFSDIVGRINGGFESIDKFKDIFANLRADNVDLRVNLTLNKSGKYQITQTQIPPLKSHKIAISQNCLNSCNDLLYHKTTLRDERIIDDGLFDIFYLNERDELCEGSRSNIVLNIGGELLTPKLDCGLLAGTLRERLLKFGEIKEAILGLDDLKNAKEIYAINSLRGAIKVEL; this is translated from the coding sequence ATGAGTGAATTTAGTATTTTTGGTAAATATTTATATCGTGATTTAAAAAGCGAATTTATCTGCTTTAATAAAGATGAGCTTAATCAAGCTTTAAAAACTATACAAAAGATAAAAAATTTATATTTTGTAGGTTATATAGTTTATGATATTAGCAAAACAGCGTCAAATTACCCTATAGCGCACTTTAAAGGGTATAAAAATAAAGAGATTTTTAAACCTAAAAAAAGCTTTAAATTCTCTATATTTAAGCCATATTTTTATCCGCAAATTGTAAAAAATTTATCCAAAAAAGAGTATGAAAAAGCATTTAATCAAATAAAAGATGAATTAGCCAGTGGCAATAGTTATCAAATAAATTTCACAAATGAACTACAAATATCCACCAAAGCTAGTAGCAAGGATATTATAACATCGCTTTTAAGTAGGCAAAAGAGTAGATATTTTGGCTATTTTAAGAGTGAATTTTGTGAGATAATATCATTTTCGCCAGAGCTGTTTTTTAAGCTAAAAGGCAAGAAAATCACCTTTGCACCTATGAAAGGCACTATAAAACGGGGTCAAAATAAAGATGAAGATAGGGCTTTAAAAAATAAGCTTAAAAACGACCCAAAAAATAGAAGTGAAAATTTGATGATAGTTGATTTGCTCCGTAATGATATGAGTAAGATTATTAAAATTGGCTCATTGAAGCTAAAAGAACCGATGAAAATCATTAAGCTAAAAACGCTATTTCAAGCGATTTCGCCGCTTAAAGCAGGGCTTAAGAGTAGAAATTTAAATAAGATTTTTGAAGCGGTTTATCCGTGTGGGTCGATTACTGGTGCGCCAAAACTAGCCACAATGCGTATTATAGAGCGTTTAGAAGCTAGAGATCGTGGGGTTTATTGCGGTGCGATGGGGGTGATTAGTCATAAAAGGGCGGAATTTAGCGTGCCGATTAGAACACTTCAAAGGTGGACTAAAGATGAATATTATAGATATGGCGTTGGGAGTGGCGTGGTATGGGACTCAAAGTGCGATGATGAATTTGCTGAATTGGAGTTAAAAAGTAGCTTTTTAACTCCAAATATTGAATTTAATCTTTTTGAGACTATGTTACTACGCGGGGATAAGATATTTTTGTTACAAAATCACTTAAAAAGATTGATAAATAGCGCTAGGTTGCTAGGATTTAAATTGCCTATTGGATTTGAGCTTTGCGAGATGGATGAAGAGAGATTGAAATTTAGCGATATAGTTGGCAGGATTAATGGCGGATTTGAGAGTATAGATAAATTTAAAGATATTTTTGCTAATTTAAGGGCTGATAATGTGGATTTAAGAGTGAATTTAACCCTTAATAAAAGTGGTAAATATCAGATAACCCAAACTCAAATTCCCCCACTTAAATCCCATAAAATCGCAATTAGCCAAAACTGCCTAAACTCTTGTAATGATCTATTGTATCACAAAACCACGCTAAGAGATGAGCGGATTATAGATGATGGGCTTTTTGATATTTTTTATCTTAATGAAAGAGATGAGCTATGCGAGGGGAGTCGCTCAAATATCGTCTTAAATATCGGCGGTGAGCTATTAACGCCAAAATTAGATTGTGGTCTATTGGCTGGGACTTTGCGTGAGAGACTGCTGAAATTTGGCGAGATAAAAGAGGCGATTTTGGGTTTAGATGATTTAAAAAATGCTAAAGAAATTTACGCTATTAACTCA
- a CDS encoding Mrp/NBP35 family ATP-binding protein produces the protein MDEKILDRLKSVIYPGFKKSIVEFGFVKSTDPKIIVEITSAKPEVAQTIKNEIEKLNLNKEIEIIAPKPQTQQSNSQSGKNIAPQIKNFVMVSSGKGGVGKSTTTLNLAISLAKQGKKVGLLDADIYGPNIPRMLGVQGKQPEVIGQKLKPLQTHGIEMMSMGLLIEEGQGLMWRGAMIMKAITQLLNEVEWGELDILLLDMPPGTGDAQITLAQSVPVTAGICVTTPQTVALDDSARSLDMFEKLHIPVAGVIENMSGFICPDNGKEYDIFGKGGADALASEYDTTILAQIPIEPSVRIGGDSGRPVSFYEPNSISAKRYEEAATKLWEIIEDINANGGADNSAIQPDMSRSGCH, from the coding sequence ATGGATGAAAAAATTCTAGACAGACTAAAAAGCGTGATCTACCCAGGCTTTAAAAAGAGCATTGTAGAATTTGGCTTTGTCAAATCCACAGATCCAAAGATCATAGTAGAGATCACCTCAGCCAAACCAGAAGTAGCTCAAACTATCAAAAATGAGATAGAAAAGCTAAATTTAAACAAAGAGATAGAGATCATCGCCCCAAAGCCTCAAACCCAGCAATCCAACTCACAAAGCGGCAAAAATATCGCCCCACAGATTAAAAACTTCGTAATGGTAAGCAGCGGCAAAGGTGGCGTAGGCAAATCCACAACTACTTTAAATTTAGCCATTAGCCTAGCCAAACAAGGCAAAAAAGTAGGGCTATTAGACGCTGATATCTATGGGCCAAATATCCCAAGAATGCTAGGTGTCCAAGGCAAACAGCCCGAAGTCATAGGCCAAAAGTTAAAGCCACTTCAAACTCACGGAATCGAGATGATGAGCATGGGGCTTTTGATAGAAGAGGGTCAAGGATTAATGTGGCGTGGCGCTATGATTATGAAGGCTATAACTCAACTTTTAAATGAAGTTGAGTGGGGAGAGCTAGATATCTTGCTTCTAGATATGCCTCCAGGCACAGGCGATGCGCAAATCACCCTAGCCCAAAGCGTGCCAGTAACAGCTGGAATTTGCGTTACAACTCCGCAAACAGTCGCCCTAGATGACTCTGCTAGAAGTCTTGATATGTTCGAAAAGCTCCATATCCCAGTCGCTGGCGTGATAGAGAATATGAGTGGATTTATCTGCCCTGATAATGGCAAAGAGTATGATATATTTGGCAAGGGTGGAGCTGATGCTTTAGCTAGTGAGTATGATACTACGATACTAGCTCAAATCCCTATAGAACCATCTGTTAGAATAGGTGGCGATAGCGGAAGGCCGGTTAGCTTTTATGAGCCAAATTCAATCAGCGCTAAAAGATATGAAGAGGCCGCTACAAAACTATGGGAGATTATAGAAGATATCAACGCAAACGGCGGTGCTGATAACTCAGCTATTCAGCCTGATATGAGTAGATCTGGCTGTCATTAA
- a CDS encoding group III truncated hemoglobin: protein MKYKEITNESIAKLMESFYEAIREDESGLGEIFNNKIGTSEEAWDAHKAKIGEFWKGMLIGQSEFRGNPMQAHMNLDPFPPEYFDNWLNLFKKSLDSIYEPEIADMILMRAQMIANRFKSVLYS, encoded by the coding sequence ATGAAATACAAAGAGATCACAAACGAGAGCATTGCTAAGCTTATGGAGAGCTTTTATGAAGCTATTAGAGAAGATGAGAGCGGTCTTGGCGAGATATTTAATAACAAAATCGGCACAAGCGAAGAGGCGTGGGACGCTCATAAGGCTAAGATTGGTGAATTTTGGAAAGGGATGCTCATAGGTCAGAGCGAATTTAGAGGTAATCCTATGCAAGCTCATATGAATCTTGATCCATTTCCGCCTGAATATTTTGATAATTGGCTGAATTTGTTTAAAAAGAGCTTAGATAGCATTTATGAGCCTGAAATTGCCGATATGATCTTAATGCGAGCGCAGATGATCGCAAATAGATTTAAATCAGTTTTATACTCATAA